From a region of the Helianthus annuus cultivar XRQ/B chromosome 5, HanXRQr2.0-SUNRISE, whole genome shotgun sequence genome:
- the LOC110881943 gene encoding protein SNOWY COTYLEDON 3 isoform X1, translating into MVADLSSTPTTPKPKVLPPASAPAKPKRVPLVVSDNNNNGGSLQRRPKPKNVTSRYLSYSNSVTTATKRFPSLSPATNRRDQSVEMSTSAKMLTKTSARSLSVSFQGESFALPVSKVGKPATNGLKTGTPERKKAPSTVTTGRSRRESFMTMSVDFTGEKPELSKSETAGEVRVLQKSITAETKLGHNKPETVRECDNPKLTRSITAEMNLEHNKPEIVPDFDNSDHTDSDPESISSGSTVGHVRGGPRAIVVPARFWQETINLLRRVQPQPQRKPVPVSSPPPLLKNNKMSYGYKVLHDGAKVAPRGSSLLKNDSLGNTVSILSFCADAKRGKVGEKKLLDAHVLRVLHNKHMQWRFANAKVDAAMVVQRAAAQKTLYNAWVTISKLWHSVISKRLQLQQLKHNLKLHSLLKKQMLHLDNWDITERDYSISLADAIMALESSSLCLPVISGAKADVQNLKDAICSAVDVMQDMAVSIYSLVTKVENVNFMASELANAMKTECSLLDQCKDLLSTLTLLEQQDCSLRAHALQLMPVATMTQRPEMMPF; encoded by the exons ATGGTTGCTGATCTGTCTTCTACCCCTACAACACCTAAACCTAAGGTGTTACCTCCGGCATCGGCTCCGGCAAAACCTAAGCGTGTGCCACTAGTGGTGAGTGATAACAATAACAATGGCGGTTCTCTACAACGCCGGCCGAAACCTAAAAATGTTACTTCACGGTACTTATCTTATTCAAATTCCGTTACCACTGCTACAAAGAGATTTCCGTCACTGTCTCCGGCGACTAACCGTCGAGATCAGTCCGTTGAAATGTCAACAAGCGCGAAGATGTTGACGAAAACGTCCGCACGAAGTTTATCTGTTTCGTTTCAAGGTGAATCTTTTGCGCTTCCGGTTAGTAAGGTCGGAAAACCGGCAACAAACGGTTTAAAAACCGGTACACCGGAACGGAAGAAAGCTCCGTCGACGGTTACTACAGGGAGATCACGGCGGGAGAGTTTTATGACGATGAGTGTTGATTTCACCGGAGAAAAGCCGGAATTAAGTAAATCAGAAACCGCCGGCGAAGTTAGGGTTTTACAAAAATCTATAACCGCTGAGACGAAATTAGGTCATAATAAACCAGAAACTGTACGTGAATGTGATAATCCGAAACTAACTAGATCTATAACCGCTGAGATGAACTTAGAACATAATAAACCAGAAATTGTACCTGATTTTGATAATTCTGATCATACTGATTCCGATCCGGAGAGTATTTCCTCCGGCAGCACTGTAGGTCATGTTCGAGGAGGTCCTCGTGCTATTGTGGTGCCGGCTAGGTTTTGGCAGGAAACGATTAATCTGCTACGCCGAGTGCAACCGCAACCGCAACGGAAACCAGTACCGGTTTCATCACCACCGCCATTGTTGAAGAATAATAAGATGAGCTATGGATATAAGGTTTTACATGACGGCGCGAAGGTGGCACCGCGAGGATCGTCATTGTTGAAGAATGATAGCTTGGGGAACACGGTTTCGATTTTGAGTTTTTGTGCGGATGCGAAGAGAGGGAAGGTGGGGGAGAAGAAGCTTCTAGATGCGCATGTGTTGAGAGTGTTGCATAACAAACATATGCAGTGGCGGTTTGCTAATGCTAAAGTGGATGCTGCCATGGTGGTCCAGCGAGCAGCTGCTCAG AAAACTTTATACAATGCATGGGTGACTATTTCAAAGTTGTGGCATTCTGTCATATCCAAACGACTCCAGTTGCAACAATTGAAGCACAACTTAAAGTTGCACTCTCTACTCAAGAAACAA ATGTTGCATTTAGACAATTGGGATATAACTGAAAGAGATTACTCTATCTCCTTAGCTGATGCTATTATGGCTCTGGAGTCAAGCTCTCTTTGTCTCCCAGTTATATCTGGTGCAAAG GCAGATGTTCAAAATTTGAAGGATGCAATTTGTTCAGCTGTTGATGTGATGCAGGATATGGCTGTCTCCATATACTCTTTAGTAACTAAG GTGGAAAATGTGAATTTCATGGCATCTGAACTCGCTAACGCTATGAAAACCGAATGTTCTTTGCTTGATCAGTGCAAGGATCTGTTATCAACTTTGACACTCTTGGAG CAGCAGGATTGTAGCCTGAGAGCACACGCATTACAACTCATGCCTGTAGCCACAATGACACAACGACCAGAGATGATGCCCTTTTGA
- the LOC110881943 gene encoding protein SNOWY COTYLEDON 3 isoform X2 has product MVADLSSTPTTPKPKVLPPASAPAKPKRVPLVVSDNNNNGGSLQRRPKPKNVTSRYLSYSNSVTTATKRFPSLSPATNRRDQSVEMSTSAKMLTKTSARSLSVSFQGESFALPVSKVGKPATNGLKTGTPERKKAPSTVTTGRSRRESFMTMSVDFTGEKPELSKSETAGEVRVLQKSITAETKLGHNKPETVRECDNPKLTRSITAEMNLEHNKPEIVPDFDNSDHTDSDPESISSGSTVGHVRGGPRAIVVPARFWQETINLLRRVQPQPQRKPVPVSSPPPLLKNNKMSYGYKVLHDGAKVAPRGSSLLKNDSLGNTVSILSFCADAKRGKVGEKKLLDAHVLRVLHNKHMQWRFANAKVDAAMVVQRAAAQKTLYNAWVTISKLWHSVISKRLQLQQLKHNLKLHSLLKKQMLHLDNWDITERDYSISLADAIMALESSSLCLPVISGAKADVQNLKDAICSAVDVMQDMAVSIYSLVTKVENVNFMASELANAMKTECSLLDQCKDLLSTLTLLEQDCSLRAHALQLMPVATMTQRPEMMPF; this is encoded by the exons ATGGTTGCTGATCTGTCTTCTACCCCTACAACACCTAAACCTAAGGTGTTACCTCCGGCATCGGCTCCGGCAAAACCTAAGCGTGTGCCACTAGTGGTGAGTGATAACAATAACAATGGCGGTTCTCTACAACGCCGGCCGAAACCTAAAAATGTTACTTCACGGTACTTATCTTATTCAAATTCCGTTACCACTGCTACAAAGAGATTTCCGTCACTGTCTCCGGCGACTAACCGTCGAGATCAGTCCGTTGAAATGTCAACAAGCGCGAAGATGTTGACGAAAACGTCCGCACGAAGTTTATCTGTTTCGTTTCAAGGTGAATCTTTTGCGCTTCCGGTTAGTAAGGTCGGAAAACCGGCAACAAACGGTTTAAAAACCGGTACACCGGAACGGAAGAAAGCTCCGTCGACGGTTACTACAGGGAGATCACGGCGGGAGAGTTTTATGACGATGAGTGTTGATTTCACCGGAGAAAAGCCGGAATTAAGTAAATCAGAAACCGCCGGCGAAGTTAGGGTTTTACAAAAATCTATAACCGCTGAGACGAAATTAGGTCATAATAAACCAGAAACTGTACGTGAATGTGATAATCCGAAACTAACTAGATCTATAACCGCTGAGATGAACTTAGAACATAATAAACCAGAAATTGTACCTGATTTTGATAATTCTGATCATACTGATTCCGATCCGGAGAGTATTTCCTCCGGCAGCACTGTAGGTCATGTTCGAGGAGGTCCTCGTGCTATTGTGGTGCCGGCTAGGTTTTGGCAGGAAACGATTAATCTGCTACGCCGAGTGCAACCGCAACCGCAACGGAAACCAGTACCGGTTTCATCACCACCGCCATTGTTGAAGAATAATAAGATGAGCTATGGATATAAGGTTTTACATGACGGCGCGAAGGTGGCACCGCGAGGATCGTCATTGTTGAAGAATGATAGCTTGGGGAACACGGTTTCGATTTTGAGTTTTTGTGCGGATGCGAAGAGAGGGAAGGTGGGGGAGAAGAAGCTTCTAGATGCGCATGTGTTGAGAGTGTTGCATAACAAACATATGCAGTGGCGGTTTGCTAATGCTAAAGTGGATGCTGCCATGGTGGTCCAGCGAGCAGCTGCTCAG AAAACTTTATACAATGCATGGGTGACTATTTCAAAGTTGTGGCATTCTGTCATATCCAAACGACTCCAGTTGCAACAATTGAAGCACAACTTAAAGTTGCACTCTCTACTCAAGAAACAA ATGTTGCATTTAGACAATTGGGATATAACTGAAAGAGATTACTCTATCTCCTTAGCTGATGCTATTATGGCTCTGGAGTCAAGCTCTCTTTGTCTCCCAGTTATATCTGGTGCAAAG GCAGATGTTCAAAATTTGAAGGATGCAATTTGTTCAGCTGTTGATGTGATGCAGGATATGGCTGTCTCCATATACTCTTTAGTAACTAAG GTGGAAAATGTGAATTTCATGGCATCTGAACTCGCTAACGCTATGAAAACCGAATGTTCTTTGCTTGATCAGTGCAAGGATCTGTTATCAACTTTGACACTCTTGGAG CAGGATTGTAGCCTGAGAGCACACGCATTACAACTCATGCCTGTAGCCACAATGACACAACGACCAGAGATGATGCCCTTTTGA